The genomic window cacaatggccaaccagttcctctgaagggccaacaacagggcatagaggctgaggccttcctaagaacatctggagagccttgctagatcagaccagtgggccatctagtctagcatcctttctcacacaatggccaaccagttcctctgaagggccaacaacagggcatagaggctgaggccttcctaagaacatctggagagccttgctagatcagaccggtgggccatctagtccagcatcctttctcacacaatggccaaccagttcctctgaagggccaacaacagggcatagaggctgaggccttcctaagaacatctggagagccttgctagatcagaccagtgggccatctagtccagcatcctttctcacacaatggccaaccagttcctctgaagggccaacaacagggcatagaggctgaggctttcctaagaacatctggagagccttgctagatcagaccagtgggccatctagtccagcatcctttctcacacaatggccaaccagttcctctgaagggccaccaacagggcatagaggctgaggccttcccaagaacatctggagagccttgctagatcagaccggtgggccatctagtccagcatcctttctcacacaatggccaaccagttcctctgaagggccaacaacagggcatagaggctgaggccttcctaagaacatctggagagccttgctagatcagaccagtgggtcatctagtccagcatcctttctcacacaatggccaaccagttcctctgatggGCCAACaacggcatagaggctgaggccttcctaagaacatctggagagccttgctagatcagaccagtgggccatctagtccagcatcctttctcacacaatggccaaccagttcctctgaagggccaacaacagggcatagaggctgaggccttcctaagaacatctggagagccttgctagatcagaccagtgggccatctagtctagcatcctttctcacacaatggccaaccagttcctctggaaggccaacaatagggcagagaggctgaggcattcccctgaaaagaacatcagaagagccctgctggatcagaccagggagggtccatcttgtccagcctcctgtctcacacagccaaccagttcctttggtgggccaacaacagggcagagaggtcaaggccttcccctgatgctgcttccaggctctgggattcagaggattagtgcctctgaacatggaggtccaTTTTAGACACCAGCCACTGATAAAGTCCAGCCAattcccttttgaagctgtctgtggctgtggccatcactacatgctctggcagcaaattccacatgtaACCTGAACAAATAACCTCTTCTCTCTTCTTATCCCCTGTAAAGCCAAAAGACCTCTTTCTGAGGTCCGGGTCTCCCTTTGATTCCCTGATATGACTTACCCAGGGCAGCCAGCACGTGACGGAGCTCAGCGCCCATCACGGTCCCGTTGCCCTCCTTGTCAAAGACACGCAGACCCTCAACGAAGTCTTCAAAGCCTCCCTGGTCCTTGTTGTTGGCAGCTGCCTGCAACATGGGCAGGAACTCGTCGAACCCAATTTTCTTGGCGTTCATCTCTGTAACGACATTATAAGGCTCTTTACTGGGATGCACTCGCAACGTTTCACAGAATTAAAGTTTCTGTGCTGCAGTTTTGACTAGACTGCTGTAACGGACCGTTAAGGGTTAACACCTCACACAGCGAGAACCTTTGAGTGATATGGGATTCTATGGAGAGTGTTAGTTAAGGAatgacagttgaagaagagacaattaattactgacagtggactgggagggaggtCAATGGAGTGAGAAGATCAGAGGGGATCCCATTCAAGCCGAAAAGGAACAGAGCTTCTAGTGAAGAGAAATAATCCCtgctcagtgaaaagggagattgCTCTTAAAAGAGGAGTGATCCCTGTTTCGTGGATATAGGATCTGGGGAACTTGGttgtatgttcctgccttctTGACTTCAAGagtcagtgaaactcagaaacctatgcTCAAGTGTTTAGGCAGAAACTGTAAATaagcctctctcctcaaagtATTAAAATAGCTTTTTGAATCGCAGGAACACTTACTTGTTGGCAATAAATTTTTTGGAGTTATTGTGATAACAAAAATTATTTCAGTCTTATTATTGGTTTATATCCAACCCTGATTCCACCTGTCCTTTTCTTCTCtaagttaaattaaacattatgtttattttgaactttcaaaaagcTCTTGTGTGCATGGATAACTGAAATCCACAGGACActtcattgggaataatggagggtgggggcaccttcttttgggactcatagaattggagcccatggtccaatctttttaaacttggggggcaggggttgaggagaggcaccagatgctatgctaaaagtttggtgcctctacttcaaaaaaatagccccctagatagggttgccaagtccaattcaggaaatatctggggactttgggggtggagccagaaaactttaggggtggagcgaggagacattgggggtggataatcctgaagtgggcagaaggcctccaaatcagggaatcccctgcacCCACTGGAGATCGGCAACCTTAATCCCTGAAGATAGATCTCCACTAGATTTTAAGGCCCACACAAAGATTTGGAAGAAACGCTCGGTGGATGTAAGGGAGGCAAGCAACGAGAGCCATCTCACCCTCATTGCTGGGGTTGCCTAGGATCTTCTTGACTTCAGCATTGGTGGGGTTCTGTCCCAGGGCACGGATGACATCTCCGACCTGGCTGAGGGAGATCTTGCTCTCACCAGTCCTGTCAAAGAGGAGGAAGGCCTCCTTGAAGTCTGCAAGACGGAAACGCTAAGGTTACCAAAGTCAAACAACTGAACCATAAACTAATCAATATCCATGATGGTGGATGGTGGGTCCAGATGCTTTACAGTCAAGAGACCCACAGTCTCAGACATgcatcccttcccttctcctatCCCAAACAACCATCAACATCTCCGGGTGATGGAAAGGGTCATCCCACTGCAGCTGATATCTGGTGATCCCAGAGGGCTTACCAGGACAAGAGagtggtgttttgccattgcctccctctgcacagctctgctcatgacctgagttcgatccccagcgtagctgggttttcaggtagctggctcgaggttgactcagccttccatccttccgaggttggtcaaatgagtccccagcttgctgggaggaaagggtagatgactggggaaggcaatggcaaaccaccccgtaaaaagtctgctgtgaaaacgttgtgaaagcaacgtcaccccagagttggaaacgactggtgcttgcacaggggacctttcctttccctctgcacagcaaccctggacttcctcggcaGTTCCTCACCCAAGTACTAACTATTTAATACTAAATAGTAGTAAGCAATAtaagccaaaaaaacccctctgcgaTGCTCACTTTCCCTTGGAGTCCTAAAACTGTCATTATTTTGATTAATGGTTAATCAATTATTGCCCCAAGAATAGACTAAATGGTTCAATATGTATTTGGACATAATATGGACTAGTCTGCAATTGTTTATacggcttctccccccccccccacgggaaCCCACACTGCTCTTCCCCAAACCATTAAGTTTTGCTGCATGTGTAAATATCAGGGCTGCgaaaatatcagggccctgcgggacttgtaaAATAGGTCCTGTAAAATAGAATTGTTTAAATTAACTTTTAATAACTAACAGGGAAGCGACCACTGAACCACAACATGGATATCTAAACCAATCCCAGTATAAATATAGAACGCCAAACATCATTTGACAACATTACTTTATGCAGCGCTAAATACGAACTAATAATACGgacgccatcttggattttaggagTGACATTGTAAATGTATGTGTACAATGATTTTTTATGATTTTACTGTATTCTG from Heteronotia binoei isolate CCM8104 ecotype False Entrance Well chromosome 16, APGP_CSIRO_Hbin_v1, whole genome shotgun sequence includes these protein-coding regions:
- the MYL1 gene encoding myosin light chain 1/3, skeletal muscle isoform isoform X2, with protein sequence MSFSADQIADFKEAFLLFDRTGESKISLSQVGDVIRALGQNPTNAEVKKILGNPSNEEMNAKKIGFDEFLPMLQAAANNKDQGGFEDFVEGLRVFDKEGNGTVMGAELRHVLAALGEKMREEDVEELMKGQEDSNGCINYEAFVRHIMSV
- the MYL1 gene encoding myosin light chain 1/3, skeletal muscle isoform isoform X1, which encodes MAPKKDAKKPAAAAPAPEPAAEPPPKPKDPPIDLSSIKIEFSREQQDDFKEAFLLFDRTGESKISLSQVGDVIRALGQNPTNAEVKKILGNPSNEEMNAKKIGFDEFLPMLQAAANNKDQGGFEDFVEGLRVFDKEGNGTVMGAELRHVLAALGEKMREEDVEELMKGQEDSNGCINYEAFVRHIMSV